In Oligoflexus sp., the DNA window AAGATCCGCGCGCTGCACAACACCCGCGGCCTGCAAAGCCAGAAGCTCTCCATAGGAATGACCGGCAACAGCATCCGGCTTCACACCAAAACGGGCTAGAACCTCGGTCAAAGCCGAACCCAAAGTCCCAAGAGCGAGCTGCGCATAACGTGTTTCCGTCAGCTGCTGACGCTGCTCCTTCTGCATCGTTTCATCAAAGGCCTGACCCGGATAAATGCGATCTGAAAGCCGCAGGGCATCCGGCTCCACGCTCTGCAGCACCTCGTTCGCCTGCTGCAAACTCGTCAAAAATTCTGGAAAAAGACAGCTCAGCTCGCGAAGCATCCCCGGTTCCTGCGAACCCTGACCCGCATAAATAAAGGCCAGCTCCCCAGGCACCGCGCCCTGACCATGATAAAGCCAGGCCGGAGCCGCCCCATCCGCAGTTTTCAGATAATGTTCGGCAGCCGCCAAACGCTCCTCCAGCTGCGCCTTGCTCCTCACCACAAAAGTCAAACGCTCCGCAGCATCACTTGCAAACTGCGCGCGCAGATGACGACCGAGCCCGCGGGCACACAGCCCCTTCTGCAAAAGCCCACTCGCACCCTGCACCGCTGCCAAAAGTCCGGCTTTACTGTCCGCAGAAAAAGCCAGCAGCTGCACCTCGGGATCCCAATCCAAAGCCGTTTTCTCGGACTGAAACTCCTCCAGCACCGCATGATAATTACTGCCGCCAAAACCAAAGGCACTGACAGCGGCCCGGCGCGGACTATCTTTTTGCCCCACCCAGGGACGCGCCTTGTCACTCAAAATAAACGGCGAGCCCACCAGCTTCGGATGCGGCTCTTTCACTTTAATCGTCGGCGGCAAAACTTTGTAATGAAGGGCCATCACCGCCTTGATCAAGCCCGCAGCGCCGGCCGCGGCCTTGGTGTGACCAATCTGGGATTTCACGGAACCGAGCTGACACCACACAGCGTCAGCATCCACCTCGCGATAAACGCGAGTCAGCGCCTCCAGCTCCACACCGTCACCAACCTTGGTGCCTGTGCCATGGCCTTCCACCAGCTCAATGGATCGCGCGCTCACACCGGCCTGTTCATAGGCGCGATGCAGGGCCTTGGATTGCCCCTTCGCACTCGGCGCGTAAATCGCCTGGCCCTTCCCATCCGAACTCGAACCGACCGAACGCAGCACCGCATAGATGCGATCACCATCCCGCTCGGCATCGTCCAGGCGTTTCAGAATCACAGCGCCCAGACCTTCACCCAAAATCGTTCCATCGCCTTCCGCATCATAAGGTCGAGCCGACCCCGTGGGCGACAGCGCAGGCGTCTTGCTGAAGCACATATACATAAAGATATCGTTGAAGGTATCCATGCCGCCGGTGATCACCATATCCGCGCGGCCTGATTCCAACTCCATGGCGGCCAGATGCACAGCGGCAAGCGAACTCGCGCAAGCGGCATCCACCACGCTGTTCGTTCCGCCCAGATCAAGGCGGCTCGCAATACGGCCGGCCACCACATTGCCTAAAAGCCCTGGAAACGAAGCCTCCTGCCACGGGACATAGCCCGCAGAAATCTCATCCATCACCTTTTGGGCCTGATCCGCAGGAACACCCGCCTTGTTCAGCGCCGCCTTCCAGATCGGATGACCGAGCCGCGCGCCCAAGGGAATCACCAGTTCGAGCGTGCCGGTGACACCGATCACACAGGACACCCGATCGCGATCAAAACTGCGTTCGGGACCATAACCCGCATCGACCAGGGCTTCATGCGCACAGACCATGCCGAGCAGCTGGGTGCTGTCCGTCGCTTCAAGCGCGGTCGGCGCGATGCCGAATTTCAAAGGATCAAACGCATAGGGCTTCAAAAAACCGCCGGTCTGCGCGTAGGTATGATCCGGCTTTTTGGGATCGGCATTGAAGTAATCATCAGGACGCCAGTGAGTCAAAGGCACCGGGCCAATGGCATCGTGGCCCTGCTTGATCCTTTGCCAGAATTCATCAAGACCCTGGGCATCAGGAAAGAGACAGCCGACACCGATCACAGCGATATCAGTTGATTTCCGGGAGGAAGCAGGCCTGGTTTCAAGAACCATGTCGGATCACCTTCTAGAGGAACTTGGAGCCTATCCGAAAACCCCCGGATATGCTTCGTTGACTTCGTCGCTCCGCTGCTCATGAGCGGACGCAAACTCCGCTGCTCGCTTCTTGTCGGCTTGCCTTCCGGGGTTTTCGGATAGGCTCTTAATTTTTTCGCGAGTTAAATGGCACCGTGCAGGCGTTCCTGCAGTTCCGCATCTGGCAATGGCCGCAGAAGATCATCCTGCGCTGCCAGAAAACGGCCTTGAAGAGCTGCGAATTGCACGCGTTGCAACACAGCTGCGTGATATAAAAGATTCCAGGCCACGCTTACCGCGCGGCGTTCCGTGGGCGCCTGCAGACAGGAGCCGCGCACCCAATCATTAAAAGCCGGCATCGCCGGACCGCACCAGATCTGATAGTCGATCCGCCGTTCCGCATGCCCCTGCGTCGCCCAATGCGAAGCCTGCCCCAGATAGGACCGGAAGAGAAGCGACATTTTGTGTTTCGGATCCCGAGCCGCACGTTCAATCTGTTGCGGGTCACGGGTTTGAAAGTAAGCTTCGGTGCTCTGCCAAGCGGCGGTCAGACTTTGCCGAAAGAAGCTATCTTCCAGCACCTGACGATCCTTCTCGGGAATCTGCTCCAAACTTGCATACTGCCGATAAAGTTCATAAAGGCGCTGGGCTCGCATGGCAAACATGGTGCCGCGTTTCAGAACCTGGACTTTCACGCCCATCTCAAACATATCGGCCGCTGGCGCCATCATGATATCGCCCTGCTGGGTTTCCGCCAGCATCTCGCGCACCGCAGAACTGGTTCCCGATTCCACACAGGCCTGATTGATTGTGCCTGTCACAACGTAAGCCGCGCCCATGGCAAAGGCTGCAAGCGCCGCATGCGGCGTCGCAATGCCACCAGCAGCCCCAACGCGCAGGCGCATCGGCCAGGCGAAGTCCGTTTCCATCTGCTCTTTCAAAGCCAGCATCTGCGGCATCAAAGTCACGAGCGGTCTGTTATCCGTGTGCCCACCCGAATCCGCCTCGACAGTAAGGTCGACAGCCATCGGAATTTTACTGGCCATCTCCCGCTCATCGACCGTAATCAAGCCCTCTTTGACGAGTTGATCCAGCATAGCCGGTGGGGGCGGCGCCCAAAATTGACGAGCCACTTCCACGCGGGAAACCTTGGCAATAATATGATGTCGGGCTTCAATCGTACCGTCTTCGTTGCGCCGCAATCCCTTGACACGATAATAAACCAAGGGCTTGCTGAGGCGCATGAAGGCCGAAGCTTCGATTAGGCGCACGTCCTTATCAATCAGAAGCTGCGCCAGTTTCTGTTCCAGAGCCGGTTCGGAAGGACTATGAATAAAGTTCACAGCAAAGGTGCGTGACCCGAGCCTTCCTTTCAACTCATCAATAGCAGCTGTCACGCGCTCCAAAGGCAAACCTGCAGCCCCATAGGAGCCCAGCATGCCTGCATCCGCCAGAGCCACGACAAGGTCGACGCTCGCAATTCCGTGCGCCATAGCTCCCGCCATATAAGGCAGGCGCAGACCATGCTCGCGGCAGAATTCAGGATCACCGAAATCACTGAGCCTCAGCGGAGGCACGAAGGCCTTCCGTCCATCAGGACGCGTCCAGGCCACCTCGCTGCTGAGGCGACTCAACTGGTTACGAAAATCTAGATCGTTGTGCATCCTGAAAATCCTTATACGCCTCGCGCCCTCTGACAGACCGGAGTGAGCAGCTCGTCATAACGAAAGCAGTTTTTTATGACGATTTCGGGTCGTAAGCGACGACTTTTCGCGGGACCCTTCAATTTTCCCAGTCAGTATGGGAGAAATGGCGCGCAGTGGCGCGCCACAAATGTGAGAAAAGAACTTCAGAGTGTTGGGCTCGCGTCGGCACTACGTGTTGTGGGCGTACGGGCATAACGAGTCAGTTCAAGTCTTGGTTTCACACGCAGGCAATCATCGTTCTGAAAGAAAAGAAGCGTGGAATCCTGATCGTGGACAACAAAACGAACGTGAGCCAGATTCAGTTCGATTTCCCGACCAGGCAAGAGATCTTCATGAAAATTGCTTTCCGTAACTTTAACTTTGATCAGTTCGATCATGAACGGCTCTCCAGAAGTTTGGGCTCATTATCCCATCGCCTTCAGTGAATTGCCAAGCAACAAATGAAAGGGCATTTGATACAGGAGGTTGAGAGGAAGTTCGGGGCGGGTTTCTGGGCATCAGCGCGGCAGGAAGGAAAATCCTGCCGCTCTCGATTAAAATTCAGAAGGCTTCGCGGCTGACGCAGAGGATGCGCTTGCTGCTGTTGGCGGCCGCAGTGAAATCACCGAAACGCCGCGTATCGAGCCAGGCGCGCGCGCCATCCGCATCGGTGAAGATTTTGCCGAACATCACATTCGGAAAGGCCGCGCGATCAGCGCTGGTCCATGAGCCCGCGCTGCCCGCTGCATCCGTTTTCCAGCCCACGGTGCCGGCCACGCGCTGACTGCCGGTCCAGATCTCGCGCACGGATTTTACCAGATCGCCTTTTTCATCATAGTAAGGACTCATCTTCCAGCTGCCATCCCAGAATTCAGCCGCGCTATCCGCAATCAGAAGGCCGCGGGTGCTATAGACGGGACCTTGGATGTTCACGCGCATACGGGCATCGGTCGCGGCATCGGATAGAAGCGCCGTGAAGCTTTGCTTATAACCCGCCTCCTGCGCCCGCGCGTTGCAGATCGCGTCCGCACCATTGAGCCCACCCAGGGCCGCGGTATGGGTCGAGGATGTGACGAAGCTCACGAAGCGCTTGCCCAAAAGCTGCTGCGGCGGCTGCAGAGCGCAGCGAAGTCCGGAATCGCCCATCCAGCCGTCGCCCCGGCCTTCAAGATGCAGTGGCAGGCCGGCTTCGATAAAGTAGCGGCCAATCGCTTCCCTTTGATTGAGTCCGACATAGAAGAAGGTTTCACCGCCGCCGCGCGTCAGCGCATAAGGCAGTGGATACTGAGTATTCCAGATGAACGTATCCCCGCGTCCCAGGGTGCCCGTGCCCGCGGTCGTGGTCACCAGCGAGGGCAGCATCGCCGAGAGATCCCAGCTGTTCGTGTAGAAAATGGAATCCGACCCATCGCCGATCAAAGGCACCAGCTGATTGTATTCATCCTGGGTGTTATAAAGAGAAAGGCGCGTATAGATGCGGTTCGTTTCGGTCGTCAGGATATCATCGGTCATTTCATTGCGATTTCCGAAAAGATCATGCACCCCGAAATAGGATCGGCAGCTCGACCACAGGGGATCACCTGAAAGATGCCGACCTTCGCTCTGACACAAGGTCGAAGTATCCGGAGTCTGCCACGCTGCAACCATGAATTCACTGTCGGTCAGGAGGTGAAACTTGCGCAAAGGCGAAGGAGTCTTCTGGGTAAAGCGATCTTCCGGCTTCAGATCATCGACCTTGGCCCAGGCTGCGAATTCATAATCGTAGGTCCGATTCAAACAAAGTTGTTTAGCCGCCACCCATTCCACCTTCGATCCATTGGCCTGGGTCACAGTGCGGGTCGTATCCACGCGCGAACTCAAATCCACACGGCAAGGATAGTCGAGACACTGGGTTTCATAGGTATCGCCGATACCCGTAAGAGCCTTGTGCTCCTCACGAACCAAAGGACTTTTCACAGCATCAAGGTCCAAGGGATTGGCGAGCGCAGTCGAGGACAGCGCTGCTGACACTTCATAACGGTCGATCGCAAAATCATAGCGGCAGTTGCGGCGAGTGCGGCCCTGCGGATCACCGCTGCAGTAAGCAAAGCGCTGGGACGGAAAATCGTCGGCGGGCCATTCATCAGCATCAATAAATGTCATGCCATCCGGAACGTTGGCCACGGTTCGAATCGCCGACAGCCAGGTGTCGCCTGGATTCATGCCGTTGGATGCCGCAAAGCGCAGATAGCGTTTTTCCCAGGGTTTGGCTGCGGGCACCGAGGCGCTCAGGACAGCAGCGAGGTTGATACCACAGTTCCCCACCGCACTCAAAGCCAAAGGCCCGTTATTCGCGGAACGAGTCAGCGGATGGCAGTCGGCAAAATTCTGGATGACCTTGCCGCGAGCCAGGGACGCGCTGCGACCATCCCAGCCCATCAGCTCGCCTTTATCATCGCTGAAGGCCAGGGACACAAGACTATGCGGCTGCGGCAACTGCCAATTGAAAATGGCCAGAGCCCCATCCGATTCATTGAAAAAACCCCGCGGCGCTGCATGATCGCTGCCGATGGTCTGATTCCAGCGGTTGCCATCCACGCGAATGGTCGCCTTGTCTTCGAGCTTTCCATCACTCACGATGATTTCCAGTTCACAGCTCATATCACCGACCCGTCCATCCACCATTCCCAAGGGGCTGATGCGATAGCCTGGACAGCTCAAACCGGGCCCCATGCTGAACGTCAAAGGATCGTTATCCGGATCCACCGCACGGCAAAGATTGGCCCTGATCCATTCACCAACGCCAAGCGTGAGCTGTTCGGGGCAGGTCAAGACCGGCGCGCGGTTCGCGACGCCGATGGGATTCACCGGCTGATCCGGGCGTGAGGGTTGCGGCAGTCCACCTGTTGGATTTTCCACATCCCCGGGATTGGAACCCGATCCGGGTTTGACAGCCGCGTCATCGCCCAGATTGGTCGGCACGGGATTCGCCACGCTTTTGAACGAAGCGCGTCCGCAGGCCATCGTCAGCACCAGGGCTGTCACGGCATACGGAAGGATGGATCGGTATTGCATGTTGGTCCTCCCTCGGGTTCGATCGTTGGGTGCCTTGGCCTTCAGCCTTAAGCCGCACCGGTATTGCTGCTGGCATCAGAGCTTTGCCAGACGTAAACTCTTTGAGCATGGTCATCGTCACGAACACGAAGCTGTCGCGATTTGAGGTCAATACAGGAAAATGCGGCCTGCAGCTCGGGAGTCAGACGCTCATAGACGCGTTCCTGCAGGATGATGCAATGGGCTTCTTCGGGCGAAAAGAGCTGTTTTCGCAGCTGTTCGTAGCGTGTCGCCAGAATAATAGCAGGCCCATAGAGATCATATTCCTTGGTTCCTATCATCGGATAGTAGGCCTCGATGGATCCGTGAGCGAGGCCGATCGCGCAGTAAATCGGTTCATGATAATTGAATTCCTTGACCACCTGGCGGAACGTCGCAACCATGCGCAGGGCAAGACGGACCGCGGCTTCATCAATGGATCCCCCATCGGGTATCGGAAAAGGAAATCCGATCGAACACAGAAACCCGTCACCGAGCACCTTGATGCGATAGGCATCCGCCGCCAGACGTTTGGCATCATAACGATCATACATGGTCGACACGCAAAGTTCGATGGCCTGTTCGATAAAATCCTTGACCTTTTCGTGCTGAATTCGTGAGCTGGCGATGATGTCGAAGGCGAGCACGCAGGCCTCTGCCTTTCCTGTAGGCATGGTCTCTTCCAAAGTGCGGCCTTCCCGGATTTTTTCGAGCTGGTGCGGGTAGACGATTTTCTGCAGCTGCTCCAGCACGTGATCATTTTCTTTTTTCTGCTGGGCGAATTTGTTATTGAGCTTCAGCGAGGTCGCGATCGAGAACAGGATCACTTCCATCGTGGAACCTATCAGATGCACATCGCGCCCCCAGACGCTCTCGACCCGGATCACGCCCAGAGCGCTCAGGACGAAGTACTGCGTGCAGGTCAGCATCACGCCATAACCCAGCAGCATCAGGTGATAAAGCCCCCCGCGCCGCACGGAAAACCAGACGGCGATCGACATCATGGTCACGGTTCCGAGCAGGATGATAAAGGACATATAGTAGTTGCCATAGGGCACTCTAAAAAGGATGACGGCGAATTCCAGCACGATGAGCGCATAGATCGTGAGAAAGAAGCGATAGAGCCGCGGATAGTTCCGCCTCACCTCATAGAACGCTCCAAAGAAGACGCCGAGGCTCAGCTGCGTGAGAGCTCCCATCGACTGGGAGAAAAGCGTCCAATGCGCAAAGTGATGCTGCCCGCTCCGAAAGCCGAAAAGCTCCGCGATAAGGCTCCGCATGGATTCAATGAAAAGGAGGTTGATGAGGATGAAGGTCCCGTATATCAGGAACACGCGATTGTTTTCCCGCGTCATGAACAGAAAGAAAAGCGCCATGATCCCGAGGACGCCCACGCAGATGCCGCGCACCGCTCCCACCAGAAAGGAGGCACGGTGATACTGAGTGCTCGGTCGGACGACATAGGGGGCATTGCCGAGCCCCCATTGGTTAGCGGATAGTGGCCCGAGGCCCTTGCCATGACTGAAGATCTGGTACCGACCAGGCGGCAGATCCAGATCAGCGACGATCGCATCGTTTTCGTAAATCAGAGGAACATCCGTCGCCTGATTCGCATCACGCAGCAGCACCCGCTGCACATATCCATTATGAATGAAGGAATACGTCCCCCCCTTCTCTACCGTGACGTCGAAGAGCGCCGTGAAGCAGCCTTGGAAGATCCGCGATTCCGGCAAAGGACTGGCCTCCAGCTGCTGCCGCAGGACCTCCAGTTTCTCCACCTCCAAAGGCAAAGCACAGCCCGGATCGATGTGCGCGTAGACCTTGTATTCCAGACCATCCACCTTTGCACTATGGCTAAAATAAGCCACGGCCGGCTTCGAGGAAAGCCAGGTGAAGAGGATGGCCATGATCAGGCGCACGAGCACAGAGAAATCCTTTCAAGGGTTCTCTCCGGTTTCGGCCTACGAGTGTCGTTTTAAATGGGAAAATCCTGCCCAGGCAGGATGGGCAGGACGAAGGGGATTTTTTTGCAATATTCCGGATCCTCGCTCGTTCCTTTTATGGAACTCCGGATCCAGACCCTTCCTTGGGGTCCTCTCCGACTCGAATATCTTGGTGAGGGGACAGCCATGGCTGATGGCAGCATGCCTGTCCCTGGTTTCTCTAAATCCTTCTCTCACGCTCCGGGATTGTAATTGAGCGTGATATCAGAACCATCCTTGACCGCCGTCGTCTTCGTGAGCGTGACACTATTGGTCTTGGCGTCATAGGTCCACTCGTTCGCGGCCATCTTCTGCTTGTCGAGCGTGACGATGATCTTCGACGGATCCGCAGGTTTTTTGCTCAGGGCAAAGGTCACGCTGCGCTTGACCATGTCAGTCGAGAGCCGGGTGATCAAAGCCGACCAGTCTGCAGCGCAGATGTCGAGCTGGGAACCTTTCGATGCGGCCGCGAGCGTGATGTACTCCATGCCGATATTGGAAAGGTTGCAGGTATCGCTCGCCACCGAAGTCGGCAGACCAATGATAGCGTTGAAGGTCGCTTTCAGCGTCTTGCTCGGATCGAAATCAGCGGCGAGATTGCCCGTGCCCGAACCATTGTCGTCACTGATGACCACGACTTCCAGAGCAGCATCCTTGCGGAAGGGCATGGGCGTTGCCTGGACGGTGCCATCTATATTGCGATAGCTGGCCGCGTACATGCCGCCGAAGAGAAGGTTGAGGCGACTGATCGCATCACCGGAATCCACGCGCTGCTGCACGAAGGCGATCTTGTTCGGATCACTCCCGGCCGGCAGCATCAGGATCTGATCCAAAAGAAGATGGATGCGGGAATCCAGCTTTCCATCATTCAGGGTCGAGACCAGTTTCTGAAGGTTGTTCTGAACGGCGAGGATCTCGTCGTCCATACTCGCGCTCGTATCCACCGCGAAGACCACATCCACCTTCAAAGATACCTTATGCTTGTCGGTAAGACTGCCAAGATCCTCGAATACGGCTGGAGTCTGGGCCTTGGAATTGGCCTCATCGACCACCGGCGCAGGCTCAGGCGTGGGCTGAACCACAGGTGTTTCCGTTGCGATACCTGCCTTAAAGGAAGAATCGCTTTTACAGGAGGCAGCTGCCAGCGCTGTAAGAAGGACGATAGAGAGTTGATTAAGTGTGACCATAAGCTTGTGACTCCCGCTTGATGTTCATTCAGGGGTGATAAAGCAAGGCCCGTACCGCGATTGGCGGATTTTGGCCTTTTCAAAAAACATTTATAATTATGTGCAAAATCATGGCCCCGCTCTTGCAGATCTTTCGTCAACGCCCGTAAACCGTCAGCTTTCCAGTTCTTTTTCGCACGTACGAATCTCCTAAAAAATAAATAAATTCCTTAACTTGGAATAAAAAGCGCTGGTTTCATAGGGTCAATACCATCGTCAAGCTTAGACAGCCTCGATCTTCCTCATGATTTCAATTACTTAGCAAACCTGATGCAAAATATCTGATTCATGTCGACACTTCAGCCGGGACCGCATCGCCTTAGATCGCGAAACTCTTCCAGGTTTCGAGTGGTCAGACATTTGCAAGAAATTGGGGACACACTCGGGAGGTGAGACATGAAACACGTCATCTGGCTTGCGCTTTTGCTAGTATCCTGCGCGGAAAAAAAGAACTTTTCGGGATCGCAGGCGGCAGCGACCGATGCGGATGCCAGTGCCATCGCTGTGGAACAACCAGCCCCTGAAGTCCCTTCCCAAGTGGATGAAAAAGGCATCGGTGATTGCATCGACGGTGATCGTGTGATCTTCGCTTTCTCGGGCGCGGTCAAGGAATGCATTGATTCCGGCCGCACCTGGCATTTTGAGACGAAAACCTGCGTATCCATGCCCAAGGCCGCGTTCAGCTGTGATTGGGAGACTCTGCAGGGCAAATTAAGTGCCCTGAATCTTCTGACGGAAACCTTGAAAAAGGATTCCGCCGCAGGAGCCAAACTTATCAGCTGCGGACAATCCGCCGACGGCAATCGCGTGGCCGTTCAGTGGATCAAACCCGTTTCGGGCGTCAGCTGTGAGAAATTGCAGGAAGGCTTCGGTGTCACCACCGGTTGCTATACTCACTACGTGGACCGCGCACCACCGGCCCCGGCCACAACCGATGCCGAGCGTCGCGCCCGCGTGAGTGAATGCCTGACGACTTTGTAAGCCAGTCCCATCCCCTTCAGCGGCCCTACGATGTCATGATGCGTTGATTATTCGAGCGGATCATGACATCGGGCCCCCATTCTGCTCAATCAAGCCATTTTTACCTACTAATTGCGATTTTTTAACTCTTCTTCGCGCCTCGTAA includes these proteins:
- a CDS encoding PfaD family polyunsaturated fatty acid/polyketide biosynthesis protein; its protein translation is MHNDLDFRNQLSRLSSEVAWTRPDGRKAFVPPLRLSDFGDPEFCREHGLRLPYMAGAMAHGIASVDLVVALADAGMLGSYGAAGLPLERVTAAIDELKGRLGSRTFAVNFIHSPSEPALEQKLAQLLIDKDVRLIEASAFMRLSKPLVYYRVKGLRRNEDGTIEARHHIIAKVSRVEVARQFWAPPPPAMLDQLVKEGLITVDEREMASKIPMAVDLTVEADSGGHTDNRPLVTLMPQMLALKEQMETDFAWPMRLRVGAAGGIATPHAALAAFAMGAAYVVTGTINQACVESGTSSAVREMLAETQQGDIMMAPAADMFEMGVKVQVLKRGTMFAMRAQRLYELYRQYASLEQIPEKDRQVLEDSFFRQSLTAAWQSTEAYFQTRDPQQIERAARDPKHKMSLLFRSYLGQASHWATQGHAERRIDYQIWCGPAMPAFNDWVRGSCLQAPTERRAVSVAWNLLYHAAVLQRVQFAALQGRFLAAQDDLLRPLPDAELQERLHGAI
- a CDS encoding vWA domain-containing protein — encoded protein: MVTLNQLSIVLLTALAAASCKSDSSFKAGIATETPVVQPTPEPAPVVDEANSKAQTPAVFEDLGSLTDKHKVSLKVDVVFAVDTSASMDDEILAVQNNLQKLVSTLNDGKLDSRIHLLLDQILMLPAGSDPNKIAFVQQRVDSGDAISRLNLLFGGMYAASYRNIDGTVQATPMPFRKDAALEVVVISDDNGSGTGNLAADFDPSKTLKATFNAIIGLPTSVASDTCNLSNIGMEYITLAAASKGSQLDICAADWSALITRLSTDMVKRSVTFALSKKPADPSKIIVTLDKQKMAANEWTYDAKTNSVTLTKTTAVKDGSDITLNYNPGA
- a CDS encoding 7TM diverse intracellular signaling domain-containing protein, with amino-acid sequence MLVRLIMAILFTWLSSKPAVAYFSHSAKVDGLEYKVYAHIDPGCALPLEVEKLEVLRQQLEASPLPESRIFQGCFTALFDVTVEKGGTYSFIHNGYVQRVLLRDANQATDVPLIYENDAIVADLDLPPGRYQIFSHGKGLGPLSANQWGLGNAPYVVRPSTQYHRASFLVGAVRGICVGVLGIMALFFLFMTRENNRVFLIYGTFILINLLFIESMRSLIAELFGFRSGQHHFAHWTLFSQSMGALTQLSLGVFFGAFYEVRRNYPRLYRFFLTIYALIVLEFAVILFRVPYGNYYMSFIILLGTVTMMSIAVWFSVRRGGLYHLMLLGYGVMLTCTQYFVLSALGVIRVESVWGRDVHLIGSTMEVILFSIATSLKLNNKFAQQKKENDHVLEQLQKIVYPHQLEKIREGRTLEETMPTGKAEACVLAFDIIASSRIQHEKVKDFIEQAIELCVSTMYDRYDAKRLAADAYRIKVLGDGFLCSIGFPFPIPDGGSIDEAAVRLALRMVATFRQVVKEFNYHEPIYCAIGLAHGSIEAYYPMIGTKEYDLYGPAIILATRYEQLRKQLFSPEEAHCIILQERVYERLTPELQAAFSCIDLKSRQLRVRDDDHAQRVYVWQSSDASSNTGAA